In the Sulfobacillus thermosulfidooxidans DSM 9293 genome, CGTGATGCCATGCCGGCCTTTTTCTAGCGCAATAGCCCCCACGATGCTAAAAACTGCTGAGGAGATGATGATCCCCATCATGCCATGAGGACCAAAACGACTAAAAAACTGCCAGATTTCTTGTCCACTTGCAAACCCTGCTCCCACAACGGTACCGACGTATGCTAATGCCACACTTAGAACCACAGTAAGTCGCATAGATTTCCTCCTTTTTAGTACATCTATGACGTGAGTTGGATAAAATAGTCATAGAGAGTTGGGGGGAATCTGTGTGGCGGATATTGTTGGGGTAAACCGGGCCTCGGGGGGATATCAGGAAAAACGGGTTCAATACGATGCACCAGGTGCGGTGCTTGAATTAAGCGCAGCCCTCAAATGGTTATGGCGACGAGAAGGCATTCCCGAAACGGTCTTATGCATCGGAACAGATCGATCCACAGGAGATGCTCTAGGTCCCCTGGTCGGAACGACATTAAGTCAAAAACGGCTCGGACCTATCCGCGTTTTCGGGACATTAGAAGATCCCGTCCATGCAGCGAATCTCACCGACTATATTCGTGCTTATCCATCTTTGCTCACAAGCCGGGTATTCGCCATTGACGCCTCGTTAGGTCGTCTCCCTGATGTCGGAACCTTGACCGCGGCCTTAGGACCTCTGAAACCTGGCGCCGGAGTAAATAAACAGCTTCCTGCATTAGGACGCTATCATTTAACCGGAACGGTCAATGTCGGAGGGTTTATGGAGTTTTTTGTGTTACAAAACACTCGTCTTAATGTGGTCATGAAAATGGCCTCCTGTATTGCGGAGGCCTTTGTGCAGAGTTTGGGATTAAGTTGAGGAAACAGAGGAAGATGCGTTGCGGATATCATCTGATCCCTTAGCCAAGCGCGTCGTCATCGCTAAATCGATGGCACGGCGTTCTTCTTGACTTAAGGCATAACGGCTGTCACGTTCCTTGATCGGCTTAGCATATAAACGGACTTCATTGCGGGCCCATAAGCTGGTTAAAACAATTCCATCACCAAAATCATTTAATAGCGCTAAAGAAAAGGATAAGTCCGCCCCGGTATCATCAAACGGATTAAAGCGTACCAGGCCAAATTTGGTGAGAGTTTGAGCATGTTTTGTTTCTAACAGGGCAATGCGTTCGTCAAATTGTGCGGCAACGTGTTTCGCGTCCATGGCTTCCCCATAGGTTTTTGCCAAGGATTCCTCGAGATTAATTCCACCGCCCCGCAATACCCGGTTTAGTCTTTTTTTAAGGCGTGCAGCGGATGCCCATGAGAAAAATGCTATAAGGAGGGCTAAGATGGCGATAGCGGCACTACCGAGTGCAATCCATTCCGCGGGTATGGTCGACAGCATCAATGTTCCTCCAATCATAGAAAATATATGCCATGGTTTTTTAGCCACAAAAGCAACACGGGAAAGAATAAAGCCGGCAACAAATTACCGATTTTAATCGTGTTGTTGTTCAAAATGAAATTGATCCCGATAGCTGCAATCATTAATCCTCCAACAACCGTGATATCGGTTAACAAGATCCCTTTGAGAACGGGTTCCAGGTCCGATGCCAACAACGATAAGGACCCTTCATAGACCACAGTCACCACTGAAGCTGCGATAACACCCCAACCTGCCACCGAGGTTAAAATCATAGCGGTGGTCCCATCGAGTACTGCTTTAGTCGCAAGGATGCTATATGTTCCCGTCAATCCATTTTGTAAGGAACCTAATATCGACATGGCCCCGATATTAAAGATTAAAGTGCCGGCGATAAAGCCTTTGGCGAAACCGGAACGACCTACACGTGATTCAGCCCATTGACCAAATTGTTGAAGACGATCGTCAATGCGAAGCCATGATCCGAGCCACAGTCCCAACACCATGGACAACAAGGTGTTTATCGCATCAGGTAGTGGCCACGCCATTTTCAGACCAATCAAAATTACGACAACCCCGATAATCCGTAGCGCCTGATCGCGAAATTGCTCGCTGAGATTACGTCCTCCGAAAATGCCAATCAACGATCCGACAATAATACCCAAACCATTCATTAACGAGCCAGCAACTTGCTGCATTGTTCCTCAAGGAACACTCCTCTCGAATTCACCTGATGTCTTGTTCCTCATTAATAATGTTCCTCAAGGAACATTAAACGACAAAATCCCCAGACGCTGCTTGAGGATGTTCTTCAAGAATTTCCAAAATCCGTTCCAATTCTTCAACGGTATGGTACGGAATTTCGATCCGTCCTTTATTGAGATCGCCTTTTACGCGGACTTTTGTTCCAAACCGACGTCGCAATTGTTCTTCTGTCACGGCAATGTGAACATCCGGTTTTTTGATTTGAGGTGCTTTTGTCACGGTTAGCATGGCCGCATGGGTTTCTAGCTGGCGAAGAGTCCACTCTTCTTTCACTGCCCGCTCCGCCAGTTCCAACCGCTTACCGGGGTCTAGTGATAATAAAAATTTGGCATGGGCCACCGTTAATTTTTGTTCAGCCACCCATTGTTGAATCTCGGGTTCTAAACTCAACAACCGTAAATAATTCGCAATATGAGACCGGGATTTACCCACCCGTTCACCAATTTGTTCCTGTGTCCACCCCAACTCTTGGGTTAACTTATGATAAGCCCATGATTCTTCCATCGGATTTAAATCACTGCGCTGGAGGTTTTCCACCAAGGCAATCTCCATGGCTTCTTGATCCGACATGGAACGAATAATGGCCGGTATCTTATCCATTTGTGCGCTTTTGGCTGCCCGGTATCGCCTTTCTCCGGCTACTAATTCATAGCCACCACCTGTACTGGATGGACGCACCACAATGGGTTGAATGACGCCATGAACTCGGATTGATGCCGACAGTTCATTTAGCTCGTTTTCCGCAAAATGACGCCGGGGTTGAAACGGACTGGAATGAATACGCTCAATCGGAATTTGTTCGACTCCAGATGTCATATCGCCGCCAATATTGCCCCCATTATGCGACCCTTCAGGAATTAAAGACGACAATCCCCGACCAAGACCGCGGCTTTTAGCCATTTGCCATCACCTCCTCTGCCAATGCCCGATATCCTTCTGCGCCCCGTGACTTCGGATCATATCGCATAATAGGCAGCCCATGACTGGGAGCTTCACTGAGACGCACGGTTCTCGGAATCACAGCCTGATACACTTTGGAAGCAAAATGTTGTCGAACTTCGTGCGCGACTTGTCCCGCCAAATTCGTTCGTCCATCATACATTGTCAAAACAATGCCTTCCAATTCCAAGTGGGGATTCAACCGTGCCGTGACTAAATCAATTGTCGACAATAATTGCGATAACCCTTCCAACGCAAAAAATTCGCACTGCATAGGAATCATAACACGGTCAGCTGCACATAAGGCATTAATGGTTAATAAACCCAAGGATGGTGGACAGTCGACAAAAATGTAATCGTAACGATCTTTGACAGGTTGTAATGCCTTCTTTAAGCGCAATTCCCTCTCTACGGCTTGAGATAAATCCACTTCCGCTCCAGCTAAATCCAAAGTAGCTGGAATTAGATGAAGTCCGACGACATCCGTAGGCACCAACGCCTCCATAACCGGTTGTGATTCTAACAGAACATCATAAATCGACACATCCATCCCTTGCTTATCAATACCCAAGCCGGTCGTCGTGTTGCCTTGGGGATCAATGTCTACGGCCAAGACCCGTTTTCCAGAATCTGCGAGATACGCGCCAAGATTAATCACGGTGGTTGTTTTGCCAACTCCGCCCTTTTGGTTGGCCACTGCGATAATTCGGCCCATTCGTCAGTGCCTCCTGTTGATTCATTCTCGAAGGTAATGCTCAAGCCCAAAAGGATGCAACGGAGAATTTTTTATCTTCCGTCCTTGAAGCTGCTTGTCCTAGCGACTCTAAACCGAATTATAAACGATTTCTCATGCACAATGGCTTGTAGTCTCGATCAATCTGTTATTCTTTGGTGATATCCATCCCTAACCATTTGGCCCGGCGAGGAAATTGTGGCGGCGTAGCGCGGACTTTGACAACACGCACTACCTGGGAGGTTCCATTATCGCCATAGGGCACTGAAATTTCCTCAATATTTCCACCAAGTTTCTGGCATAATTCCCTGGCTTCTTCAACTTCAGCGCGTACATGCGTCCGGCCCTTGGGAAAAAGACCGCGTCCACCAATTTTTAAAAACGGCAAACTTAACTCTAAGGTTGTCTTTAATGACCCCACTGCACGGGCCGTCACAATCTCGGCCCATTCCCTGTATTCCTCTTGATGACGAATGAACTCTTCAGCCCGCTCACGGATAACCTGCGTATTGCTGAGGTTCAAGCGTTCAGCCATGTAGCCCAAATATTCGGCACGTTTTTGTCGCGCTTCAATTAAGAGCCATGACGTCGAAGTCATCAAAATAGCTAACACTAAACCGGGAAAACCGCCACCACTGCCGATATCAATGGCTGTATGTATTTCTGATAGCCTCACGCCCTGAACGGTTTGCACCGCATCAAACACTCCATGGACCCATAACTCCTCAGGTGTCCTAAATCCCGTTATGTTAAATGGCGCTTCATGAACGAGTTTGACTAATGCCTCAAGACGCTCACGAATACTGTCTTCCTCAAGCTGCCCCACCAGATCCCCATTAAGCCATGATGGCTTTTGTATCATAATGCCTCCCATCAATGCAATTCATGTCTTACGAAAATGACCGCGCTTATGCGCGGTCACCACATTTTTCATTACCGTGTCGCTTGAGCGCCTCCGCCGGTTGCCCCGTCTACAGGTCTTCGCAACAGCCACATGGTTTGACCCAATTGGAACAAGTTAGAGACAACATAGTACACTGACAGACCCGCAGGAAACCGGGACGCCACATATCCAAACACAATCGGCATCATCCACAACATGAGCTTTTGACTTTGTTGCATTTCCGGTTGCTGCGGAGTCATCATCATAGTTTGTTTTTGCATGAAAAATGTGCTGACCGCAACCAGAAGCGGAAGGATGTACGTGGGGTCAGGCTTGGCCAAATTCTGCCATACCCAAAACCCATAATTGTGATGGACGTATTTAAAGCGTTCCAAAACATCAAAGAGGCCATACATGACAGGAATCTGTAGTAAAAGGGGCAAACATCCCGATGCCGGATTGACCCCTTCTTCCTTGTATAGTTTGGCTAATTCCGCTTGCATAGCCTGTGGATTGCCCTTATGACGCTGCTGAATTTCCCGCTGCTTCGGTCCCACTTTGGCCATCTTTTGCATTGACCGGGCCTGATAAATACCGAGTGGCAACAGAATCAACCGCACCATCAGTGTCAAAAGGATGATCCCTAACACGTAATTATGGGTCCATCCCGTGAATACCACAAAGGCATCCCGGATTAGGCTTAAAAACCCGCCCCAAATACCCATTTATAGCCTCCTTAACGATCTATGGAACTGGGTCATAGCCGCCCTCGTGTAAAGGGTGACACCGTAAAATTCGTCGAACAGCTAAATACCCGCCTTTTGGCACCCCATACTTCGCGACAGCTTCTACAGCATATTGCGAACAGGTCGGCATGTAACGGCAGCTCGGCGGGGTCATCGGAGAGATATATCTCTGATACAGGTGAATTAACCCAATCACAATCTTTCTCATCCGTCTTCGCCTACCTCATAACATCTTACAGCTGCTTTTTCAGACATCCCGCTCTCACTAATAATTTGTGCAAGGAGTGAACAAGCCGGTCCCAATCCTCAGTTAAGACAGGTTTCTTGCCCAAAATAATTAAATCTCCGCACGGCGTCACATTTTCCGCAAAAAGAGAAAAAAGTGCTCGGAGCCTACGGCGAATACGGTTCCGTTTAACGGCCGAACCCGCAGAGCGCTGCGTCGTAAAACCTATTCGCGATGCTACACCATCATTAGACAGAATGAAAAGGACCATATAACGGTCCCCTACGGTGCGTCCAAATCGGAAAACCCGACCAAAATCGGCGCGCCTTTTAAGACGCTGAAATTGTGCCATGATCTTATCCAGCTAAACGTTTACGACCCTTAAGTCGGCGCCTTTTGAGGACCATACGGCCAGCTTTCGTGGACATACGTTTTCTAAAACCATGGACTTTTGCCCGGTGACGACGGTTCGGTTGGTACGTGCGCTTCACATTAGTCACCTCCCGACTCTAGCGCAAATGTGCTTTAATTATATCCACTTCCTGTTTGGGGGTCAAGGAACCGACCGCTTATTTAACCCTTAGATTTTCTTCCTTAGTTCATTGAGAGCCTTGTCCGAATTTGTTATCATAAACCCACTCCTCCGCGCGGCGGGGGCATTCATTATTTATAGGTGAGTTATCAACAATTTGTGGATAACTTTGTGGATTTCTTGTGTATATTAGGGGGAATTGTTTCATGCTTGAGGTCGGCTTGGAAAGCCTGTGGGCAGACACGGTTGCACGACTCGAAAGCGAATTATCCACACCCAGCATTGAGACTTGGGTGAGGCAAGTATTCCCACTGTCTTTGGAGGATGGTGTGCTGGAACTGGCCGTACCGAGTGATTTTGTGCGCCAAATTATCGCCAGCCGCTACACAGGCTTGCTGCGTGATGTCTTGGCAAAATCCGCCGGGCGTCCTATTGATGTCCATTTAATCCTCACTCCTAAATCATCGGAGACAGTCTATAACGAAAAACCCGTACCGGTACCGATTTCTGTCACTCAAGAATCCCGACCGCCGGTGAACAAAGAGCCCTCCGAAACCACAGAATCAGAATTTCATACCCGTCTTAATCCCAAATATGTTTTCGAGGCTTTTGTTGTCGGGGTCTCTAACCGCTTCGCCCATGCGGCATGTCAAGCGGTGGCAGAAATGCCCGCTAGAGCCTACAACCCGTTATTCCTATACGGTGGTGTAGGTCTTGGGAAAACTCACTTGATGCACGCCATCGGCCACCATGTCTTAGCGGGGTCGCCCAAAGCGCGCGTATTATACGTATCATCTGAAAATTTTACCAATGAGATGATCAACGCTATCCGTGACGATAAAATGGTGCGTTTTCGCCAACGGTACCGCAATATTGATGTTTTGCTAATCGATGATATTCAATTCGTGGCTGGAAAAGAACGAACCCAGGAAGAATTTTTCCACACGTTCGAAGCGCTACACGGAGCCCATAAACAAATTGTTATTTCGAGCGATCGTCCTCCAAAAGACATTCCCACTCTCGAAGAGCGTTTACGTTCACGCTTCGAATGGGGCCTCATCACGGATATTCAACCACCCGATCTGGAAACGCGCATTGCGATTTTGGCCAAAAAGGCACAGCTCGAAGACTTATCCGTGCCCGATTCGGTGTTGCAGTTTATCGCGACTCGCATTGATACCAACATTCGGGAACTAGAAGGGGCCTTAATCCGCGTCATGGCCTATGGTTCGATCACGCGTCAACCATTGACAGCAGAACTCGCCATGGAAGCCTTAAAGGACGTCATTCCCAATTCGCGACCGAAACCGATTACGATTCGCCTGATTCAAGAAGAGGTCGCGAAACACTTTGATCTCCGGGTCGAAGATCTCAAGGCCAAAAAACGAACCCGAACGGTAGCCTTTCCCAGACAAGTCGCGATGTATATGGCAAGGCAATTGACCGACTCCAGTCTTCCTCGGATTGGTGAGGAATTTGGGGGACGAGACCACACAACGGTCATTCATGCCTGTGAAAAAATCGAGCAAGAACGACATACGGATACACAACTTGCCCAATTATTGGAAGCTTTGACAAAACGGATCAAATCACGTTGAAAAGGTGGGGATAAAGTCTGGATAAACAGGGGACTCTTTGTGGAACAATGTCGAGTCATACACAGGCCTAGAATTTTTCTGCCATCTGTCCCCATTTATCCCCGTTTTGATACACGAGTTATTCACTGTTTTTTGGTGTCGGATCAGCGCGATTTATAAGGACTTATGGGACTTATCCCCGTTATCCCCAGCCCTTATTACGACTACGGATTTGATCGATCAAAATCATGATCATCATAAGCATGGGGAAAACTGGGCGACGAACACGAAGGAGGACAGCAACCAATGCGGTTTAGTGCTGCACAAGATCAAACAGCGTCAGCTTTGCAACAAGTTATTCGCGTAATTCAACCGCAAAATACCATGGCCATTTTGACAGGCGTGCAACTCCAGGCTGATCGGGGCGTCTTACGGCTATCGGCCACCGACTTATCAAGTCACATTGTGGCAGAAATTCCCTGTGATGTGTCAGAACCTGGTTATGTCGTTCTTCCCGCTTCCACATTGAGTGATTTAATTCACCGTCTGCCGACAGCCACATTCGAATTGTCGACTGAAGAATCCAGTGGACGTGCAACTATTCGCTATGGACGCAATAAAGCGGTGATCAATGGATTTGGTCGGGAAATGCTCCCTAATTTTCCAGCTATGAACACCGATAAACAGACCATTGAATTGCCGGCCGGCACTTTAGCCACCTTAAGCCGACAACTTTTATTCGCGTGTTCCAAAGATGACACCCGGCCCATATTAAAAGGCGTCTATATCAAACTCGCTAACGGTCGTTTAGTCATGGTCGCCACGGATGGAAGCCGACTATCTCATACCTGGCTTCCTGTTCCGGATTACCGGGGAATCGAAGAATCGGTGGTGATCTCACCTAAAGTGTTGGCGGAGGGCGCGCGTATTAACGCGAATCAAGCTGTAACGCTGACGATGGGCCAGGGGTTGATCGAACTATCCGCACCAGGGATGACGTTTACTAGCCGCTTGTTAGATGGCCAATATCCCGACTATGATCGCGTTATTCCCACAGAATACATCAGTCAGTGTCGGGCTGCGACCGGAGATTTTCGGGGTGCGGTGGAACGCGTCAGTTTAATCGCGGCTAAGGAACGGTCCACGCCTTTACGCATTCGGATCGAATCCGGAAGCATCGAATTATCTACTCAAGCAGCAGAAATTGGTCAGGCTGAAGAAATTATTGATTGTCCTACAGAAGGGCAAAATTTGGACATTCTGTTCAATCCCACATATATTCTAGAAGCCATTAAGTCGTTGGATGGCGAAGAGGTGATTATTGAGTTTTCCGGAGTCCAGTCCCCGGCGAAAATTCGGTCAGCCGACAACTCGTCCTATTTTCACATTCTCTTGCCCTTAAGGCAATTGGTCTGAAATGCGGCTTGATCGAATCACCATTGTAAAATTTCGTAATATTGCCCAGGCATCGATTGAGTTTTCTCCGCAGCTAACTTTGTTGGTGGGAGATAACGGGCAAGGCAAAACGAATACATTGGAAGCGGTCCACGTGCTCCTAACGGGAACCTCATTTCGGTCGTCTAAAGATCAAGAACTTATCATGTCAGCCTGCGGGAAGAGCCCACAAACTTCTCCCGAGGGATCAAACTGGGGAGTAGACATCATGAGTCTTGATGGGGTCGTGCACCAAGACCCCGACCGAATTCTGACATTGCACCACCGTATGCAACTTAACCCGCTGCGAAAAAAACATGAAGGCCCGGTATTACCTGTTGTCGTTTTTTCGCCGGATGATGTGCAGTTGTCAAAAGGTTCTCCGCAAGGCCGCCGGAGATTTCTGGATTGGCTTATTGCTCCAATAGATTCTCGTTACTTAAGGCTTTTCCGGCAATACCACCGCGCCTTGGTACAGCGGAATAAGGCTCTTAAAGATCCACGCATGACATCAACAGTGACCAGCTTTAATCCGTTGTTGGCACAATCGGGCAGTTATTTGTGGAATCGACGGTTACAAATTTTAAGGGACATTATTCCCGTTGCCCAAAAAATCTTTGCGGATTTAACAGGACTTCGCTTAGGAATCCAATTGGCTCCTGGGGGAACCCATAATGCTATGACAGATCCTGGGAATTATGAGGAGATGCTAAGGATTCATCAAAAAAACGATCAACAACGCGGAATGACTTTAATAGGACCACACCGGGATGATCTGATATTGACTATCGATGGCTTTCCTGCCATCGATTATGCATCCCAAGGACAGCACCGGGCAATTGCTTTAAGTCTAAAATTGGCCAGTTTCGAGATTTTGGAACAGGAAACCGGAATGACACCCATGGTGTTGTTAGATGACGTATTATCCGAATTGGATCCCATTAAACGTTCGCGATTACTCAAGTTTATCGCCTTAAGTCGACCCCAGACGGTAATCACCGATACCGAGGCCCGTAATTATGAAAACTTGGAACCCGTTATTTATCACGTCGATCAGGGAATTTTACGTCAACAGGAGATCCGATGAACAAGGACGAACATCTGCAACATATTCTGGATAGACTGGTGGAAACATACTCGTGGCAACCTGCGAAATCTTTATGGATTTTGGAAACAAGCTGGAATGATGTGGCTGGCGAGTATATTGCAAAAAATACGCGTGTCATCGGATACAAGCCGAAAATATTGACGGTCGCCGTCAAATCGTCGTCATGGGCTCAAGAACTACAATTTTTTATTCCTGAGTTAAAGCAAAAAATTAATGAACTCTTAGGCTCCGTTTTCGTTGAGGATATTCACACGCGCATTTTTTGGAAGGCATTCCGGCCACCGGTTTATCGTATGGGCACGGGAGAAGTTTCTGTTCGCATCGGCCGTGTAAAACCGCGAACGGATAATCTCAAGGATCTGGTTAACCAAGTCGAGACAAATTACCATTTGGCTGTTAAGCAATGGTTAAACGAGGGCTATCAACCATGTTTATCATGTGGAAGCCCCACCTTAAAACCCTATCGTCTCTGTAGTGTTTGCGAGAAGAAATCGTAAAATATCTGATGAGTTGAGGAGAGGAGACCTCGGTGTATTTACATATTGGCCACGATATGATGATCGATGCCGAAGCCATTATTGCGATATTAAACAAAAATTTGATGGATTATTCTCCTGAAGTGCGGCAAATGATCCACCGCTTTTATGCAGAAGGCCAACTACAAGGCGATTTGAATGACGCCAAATCCCTTATCTTTACTTCAAATGGTGTAATTTTATCGAATATCTCGCCGGCTACTCTCTAC is a window encoding:
- the yyaC gene encoding spore protease YyaC, which codes for MADIVGVNRASGGYQEKRVQYDAPGAVLELSAALKWLWRREGIPETVLCIGTDRSTGDALGPLVGTTLSQKRLGPIRVFGTLEDPVHAANLTDYIRAYPSLLTSRVFAIDASLGRLPDVGTLTAALGPLKPGAGVNKQLPALGRYHLTGTVNVGGFMEFFVLQNTRLNVVMKMASCIAEAFVQSLGLS
- a CDS encoding DUF4446 family protein, producing the protein MLSTIPAEWIALGSAAIAILALLIAFFSWASAARLKKRLNRVLRGGGINLEESLAKTYGEAMDAKHVAAQFDERIALLETKHAQTLTKFGLVRFNPFDDTGADLSFSLALLNDFGDGIVLTSLWARNEVRLYAKPIKERDSRYALSQEERRAIDLAMTTRLAKGSDDIRNASSSVSST
- a CDS encoding DUF554 domain-containing protein gives rise to the protein MQQVAGSLMNGLGIIVGSLIGIFGGRNLSEQFRDQALRIIGVVVILIGLKMAWPLPDAINTLLSMVLGLWLGSWLRIDDRLQQFGQWAESRVGRSGFAKGFIAGTLIFNIGAMSILGSLQNGLTGTYSILATKAVLDGTTAMILTSVAGWGVIAASVVTVVYEGSLSLLASDLEPVLKGILLTDITVVGGLMIAAIGINFILNNNTIKIGNLLPALFFPVLLLWLKNHGIYFL
- a CDS encoding ParB/RepB/Spo0J family partition protein, which gives rise to MAKSRGLGRGLSSLIPEGSHNGGNIGGDMTSGVEQIPIERIHSSPFQPRRHFAENELNELSASIRVHGVIQPIVVRPSSTGGGYELVAGERRYRAAKSAQMDKIPAIIRSMSDQEAMEIALVENLQRSDLNPMEESWAYHKLTQELGWTQEQIGERVGKSRSHIANYLRLLSLEPEIQQWVAEQKLTVAHAKFLLSLDPGKRLELAERAVKEEWTLRQLETHAAMLTVTKAPQIKKPDVHIAVTEEQLRRRFGTKVRVKGDLNKGRIEIPYHTVEELERILEILEEHPQAASGDFVV
- a CDS encoding ParA family protein, which encodes MGRIIAVANQKGGVGKTTTVINLGAYLADSGKRVLAVDIDPQGNTTTGLGIDKQGMDVSIYDVLLESQPVMEALVPTDVVGLHLIPATLDLAGAEVDLSQAVERELRLKKALQPVKDRYDYIFVDCPPSLGLLTINALCAADRVMIPMQCEFFALEGLSQLLSTIDLVTARLNPHLELEGIVLTMYDGRTNLAGQVAHEVRQHFASKVYQAVIPRTVRLSEAPSHGLPIMRYDPKSRGAEGYRALAEEVMANG
- the rsmG gene encoding 16S rRNA (guanine(527)-N(7))-methyltransferase RsmG, with the translated sequence MIQKPSWLNGDLVGQLEEDSIRERLEALVKLVHEAPFNITGFRTPEELWVHGVFDAVQTVQGVRLSEIHTAIDIGSGGGFPGLVLAILMTSTSWLLIEARQKRAEYLGYMAERLNLSNTQVIRERAEEFIRHQEEYREWAEIVTARAVGSLKTTLELSLPFLKIGGRGLFPKGRTHVRAEVEEARELCQKLGGNIEEISVPYGDNGTSQVVRVVKVRATPPQFPRRAKWLGMDITKE
- a CDS encoding YidC/Oxa1 family membrane protein insertase, with amino-acid sequence MGIWGGFLSLIRDAFVVFTGWTHNYVLGIILLTLMVRLILLPLGIYQARSMQKMAKVGPKQREIQQRHKGNPQAMQAELAKLYKEEGVNPASGCLPLLLQIPVMYGLFDVLERFKYVHHNYGFWVWQNLAKPDPTYILPLLVAVSTFFMQKQTMMMTPQQPEMQQSQKLMLWMMPIVFGYVASRFPAGLSVYYVVSNLFQLGQTMWLLRRPVDGATGGGAQATR
- the yidD gene encoding membrane protein insertion efficiency factor YidD is translated as MRKIVIGLIHLYQRYISPMTPPSCRYMPTCSQYAVEAVAKYGVPKGGYLAVRRILRCHPLHEGGYDPVP
- the rnpA gene encoding ribonuclease P protein component, with protein sequence MAQFQRLKRRADFGRVFRFGRTVGDRYMVLFILSNDGVASRIGFTTQRSAGSAVKRNRIRRRLRALFSLFAENVTPCGDLIILGKKPVLTEDWDRLVHSLHKLLVRAGCLKKQL
- the rpmH gene encoding 50S ribosomal protein L34, translated to MKRTYQPNRRHRAKVHGFRKRMSTKAGRMVLKRRRLKGRKRLAG
- the dnaA gene encoding chromosomal replication initiator protein DnaA, with translation MLEVGLESLWADTVARLESELSTPSIETWVRQVFPLSLEDGVLELAVPSDFVRQIIASRYTGLLRDVLAKSAGRPIDVHLILTPKSSETVYNEKPVPVPISVTQESRPPVNKEPSETTESEFHTRLNPKYVFEAFVVGVSNRFAHAACQAVAEMPARAYNPLFLYGGVGLGKTHLMHAIGHHVLAGSPKARVLYVSSENFTNEMINAIRDDKMVRFRQRYRNIDVLLIDDIQFVAGKERTQEEFFHTFEALHGAHKQIVISSDRPPKDIPTLEERLRSRFEWGLITDIQPPDLETRIAILAKKAQLEDLSVPDSVLQFIATRIDTNIRELEGALIRVMAYGSITRQPLTAELAMEALKDVIPNSRPKPITIRLIQEEVAKHFDLRVEDLKAKKRTRTVAFPRQVAMYMARQLTDSSLPRIGEEFGGRDHTTVIHACEKIEQERHTDTQLAQLLEALTKRIKSR
- the dnaN gene encoding DNA polymerase III subunit beta, which gives rise to MRFSAAQDQTASALQQVIRVIQPQNTMAILTGVQLQADRGVLRLSATDLSSHIVAEIPCDVSEPGYVVLPASTLSDLIHRLPTATFELSTEESSGRATIRYGRNKAVINGFGREMLPNFPAMNTDKQTIELPAGTLATLSRQLLFACSKDDTRPILKGVYIKLANGRLVMVATDGSRLSHTWLPVPDYRGIEESVVISPKVLAEGARINANQAVTLTMGQGLIELSAPGMTFTSRLLDGQYPDYDRVIPTEYISQCRAATGDFRGAVERVSLIAAKERSTPLRIRIESGSIELSTQAAEIGQAEEIIDCPTEGQNLDILFNPTYILEAIKSLDGEEVIIEFSGVQSPAKIRSADNSSYFHILLPLRQLV
- the recF gene encoding DNA replication/repair protein RecF (All proteins in this family for which functions are known are DNA-binding proteins that assist the filamentation of RecA onto DNA for the initiation of recombination or recombinational repair.) — its product is MRLDRITIVKFRNIAQASIEFSPQLTLLVGDNGQGKTNTLEAVHVLLTGTSFRSSKDQELIMSACGKSPQTSPEGSNWGVDIMSLDGVVHQDPDRILTLHHRMQLNPLRKKHEGPVLPVVVFSPDDVQLSKGSPQGRRRFLDWLIAPIDSRYLRLFRQYHRALVQRNKALKDPRMTSTVTSFNPLLAQSGSYLWNRRLQILRDIIPVAQKIFADLTGLRLGIQLAPGGTHNAMTDPGNYEEMLRIHQKNDQQRGMTLIGPHRDDLILTIDGFPAIDYASQGQHRAIALSLKLASFEILEQETGMTPMVLLDDVLSELDPIKRSRLLKFIALSRPQTVITDTEARNYENLEPVIYHVDQGILRQQEIR
- a CDS encoding DUF721 domain-containing protein; this translates as MNKDEHLQHILDRLVETYSWQPAKSLWILETSWNDVAGEYIAKNTRVIGYKPKILTVAVKSSSWAQELQFFIPELKQKINELLGSVFVEDIHTRIFWKAFRPPVYRMGTGEVSVRIGRVKPRTDNLKDLVNQVETNYHLAVKQWLNEGYQPCLSCGSPTLKPYRLCSVCEKKS
- the remB gene encoding extracellular matrix regulator RemB gives rise to the protein MYLHIGHDMMIDAEAIIAILNKNLMDYSPEVRQMIHRFYAEGQLQGDLNDAKSLIFTSNGVILSNISPATLYKRAGRTSSKEGTGSVWYTEI